A window of the Miscanthus floridulus cultivar M001 chromosome 14, ASM1932011v1, whole genome shotgun sequence genome harbors these coding sequences:
- the LOC136505908 gene encoding MYB transcription factor 69-like — MGRPPCCDKVGIKKGPWTPEEDIVLESYIEEHGPGNWRSVPINTGLMRCSKSCRLRWTNYLRPGIRRGNFTPHEDGVIVHLQSLLGNRWAAIASYLPQRTDNDIKNYWNTHLKKKLQKQQAIGAIFAPPPPSEPSIIPVAVPTATAGHADCHHDDMTLSKDSYARPASSTPAPADEVIQFIGQCSPPFAATNSDTFSSPDASSMDNISKLLNGFMKSSPTQDDAATNIKPSLVIDLNPYDHKSGGALPPISDDVPPPQQKQALTGHGGYRNPKLQQLSSIEKWLFDEAAEQMEISDGCCSVPSMLL; from the coding sequence ATGGGCAGGCCGCCGTGCTGCGACAAGGTGGGGATCAAGAAGGGGCCATGGACGCCGGAGGAGGACATCGTCCTGGAGTCCTACATCGAGGAGCACGGCCCCGGCAACTGGCGCTCCGTGCCCATCAACACCGGCCTCATGCGCTGCAGCAAGAGCTGCCGCCTCCGCTGGACCAACTACCTCCGCCCCGGCATCCGCCGTGGCAACTTCACCCCCCACGAGGACGGCGTCATCGTCCACCTCCAGTCCTTGCTGGGCAATAGGTGGGCCGCCATTGCTTCTTACCTCCCGCAGAGAACCGACAACGACATCAAGAACTACTGGAACACCCACCTCAAGAAGAAGCTCCAGAAGCAGCAAGCCATCGGCGCCATCTTCGCGCCACCTCCGCCCTCCGAACCTTCCATCATACCGGTGGCGGTAcccaccgccaccgccggccaTGCCGATTGCCATCACGATGACATGACCCTCTCCAAGGACAGCTACGCGCGCCCAGCCAGCAGCACACCAGCTCCAGCTGATGAGGTCATCCAATTCATCGGCCAGTGCTCGCCGCCGTTCGCTGCCACCAACAGTGACACCTTCTCGTCGCCGGACGCCTCCAGCATGGACAACATATCCAAGCTGCTCAACGGCTTCATGAAGAGCTCCCCGACGCAGGATGACGCTGCTACCAATATCAAGCCCTCCTTGGTCATCGACCTCAACCCTTACGATCACAAGTCCGGCGGCGCACTACCACCCATCTCCGACGACGTGCCACCACCGCAGCAGAAGCAGGCGTTGACGGGACACGGCGGTTATCGCAACCCCAAGCTGCAGCAGCTGTCCTCCATAGAGAAGTGGTTGTTCGACGAGGCTGCCGAGCAGATGGAGATCTCCGACGGCTGTTGCTCAGTTCCCAGCATGCTGCTTTAG
- the LOC136503030 gene encoding uncharacterized mitochondrial protein AtMg00810-like, with the protein MSDLDALSYYLGIEVRQGKEALTLGQSAYTSKLLERSGMTECKSCVTLMEERLKLTKASTMAKVDATLYRSIVGGLCYLVHTRSDIAFNVGYVSRFMEDPREDH; encoded by the coding sequence atgagtGATCTcgacgcgctctcctactacctcggcatcgaggtgagacaggggaaggaggcgctcacgctcggtcagagcgcgtacacctcaaagctgttggagcggagcggcatgactGAGTGCAAGTCTTGcgtgactctgatggaggagcggctgaagctgacaaaggccagtaccatggcgaaggtagatgcaacactctaccggagcattgtCGGTGGtctgtgctacctagtccacactaGGTCGGACATCGCGTTCaacgtgggctacgtcagccgcttcatggaggatccccgagaggatcactga